A region from the Anaerolineales bacterium genome encodes:
- a CDS encoding polysaccharide deacetylase family protein: MFLFRKKRAAFAAGLRLEIILYHFVSERRNGFTLSGHTVTVEEFRRQLEYLAARYRIVRLNEIAALGGTAAGPAQPCAAVCFDDGYRCVLEEAYPVLQAMRIPATMFVNPLVLGNRDLLWRDKIRYLMQAGLEAEFTEFLRTRGGPYRFGMLKELGFYKWSKNPKAIRTMRIQQDTDEFFARKGFDPASIAAENELFMEEADVAPREFLDFGNHTWSHPLLTLLSAAVQREEIVRCHEYLAARGIAAAGLALPFSPFNRRTIAVCRELGYAWILTVFEKSNLLPPAIKDRPLVLHRWMASKDAAGLAARLEADADG, from the coding sequence ATGTTCCTCTTCCGAAAAAAGCGCGCCGCCTTTGCCGCCGGACTCCGTCTGGAGATCATCCTTTACCATTTCGTTTCGGAGAGGCGCAACGGGTTCACCCTTTCCGGACACACGGTGACGGTGGAGGAATTTCGGCGGCAGCTGGAATACCTCGCCGCCCGCTACCGGATCGTACGCCTGAACGAAATCGCCGCGCTCGGCGGGACGGCCGCCGGGCCGGCCCAGCCCTGCGCCGCGGTGTGTTTCGACGACGGCTACCGCTGCGTTCTCGAAGAAGCCTATCCCGTCCTGCAGGCGATGCGCATCCCCGCGACCATGTTCGTCAACCCGCTCGTCTTGGGAAACCGGGATTTGCTCTGGCGCGACAAGATCCGCTACCTCATGCAAGCGGGATTGGAAGCGGAATTCACCGAGTTTCTCCGGACCCGGGGCGGCCCTTACCGCTTCGGGATGTTGAAGGAGCTCGGATTCTACAAATGGTCGAAGAATCCCAAAGCCATCCGGACGATGCGGATTCAGCAGGACACGGACGAATTCTTCGCCCGCAAGGGATTCGATCCGGCGTCGATCGCGGCGGAAAACGAATTGTTCATGGAAGAAGCGGACGTCGCCCCCAGGGAGTTCCTGGATTTCGGCAACCACACCTGGTCGCATCCGTTGCTGACCCTGCTTTCCGCCGCGGTCCAGAGGGAGGAGATCGTGCGCTGCCACGAGTATCTCGCCGCCCGCGGGATTGCGGCGGCCGGGCTGGCGCTTCCGTTCTCTCCTTTTAATCGCCGAACGATCGCCGTCTGCCGGGAACTGGGATACGCCTGGATCCTCACCGTGTTCGAAAAAAGCAACTTGCTTCCGCCGGCAATCAAGGATCGCCCGCTGGTGCTGCACCGTTGGATGGCTTCCAAGGACGCGGCTGGATTGGCGGCCCGTTTGGAGGCGGACGCCGATGGATAG